The Aedes aegypti strain LVP_AGWG chromosome 3, AaegL5.0 Primary Assembly, whole genome shotgun sequence genome contains a region encoding:
- the LOC5572846 gene encoding gustatory and odorant receptor 24: MNLNQDPIQYINLNNNARTVFLDVKPIYNEEKRKVSNGFNNRIGFPPISSRRVFGLESEFNTRSDIVYGTTKPIYNVLRMLGVFPFSRPSPGVTLFACASPAMAYCGVLFVTLMAYVIYITILRVHIVRTLEGRFEEAVIAYLFIVNILPVLIIPLMWYETRKVSSLLNQWVDFEAIYRKTAGRELELSFRTKALLIAILLPVLSCLAVIITHVTMVEFQLVQVIPYCILDTLTYMMGGYWYMTCETLSITANILAEDFQRALRHVGPAAMVSEYRSLWLRLSKLARETGSSTCYTFTFLCLYLFFIITLSIYGLMSQISEGFGIKDIGLAVTAFCSVGLLFFICDEAHYASFNVRTKFQKKLLMAELSWMNSDAQTEINMFLRATEMNPSSINLGGFFDVNRTLFKSLLATMVTYLVVLLQFQISIPDDSSMLVMHNMTGSYRE; the protein is encoded by the exons ATGAATCTCAACCAAGACCCCATTCAGTACATCAATTTGAATAACAATGCTCGAACGGTTTTTCTGGACGTGAAACCAATTTACAACGAAGAGAAGCGTAAAGTTTCTAATGGATTTAACAATCGCATTGGATTTCCGCCAATCTCTTCGAGGAGAGTGTTCGGTTTGGAAAGTGAATTTAACACGCGATCG GATATAGTTTACGGCACCACGAAGCCAATCTACAACGTTCTACGGATGCTGGGAGTGTTTCCTTTCTCGAGACCTTCACCCGGAGTGACATTATTCGCCTGTGCGAGCCCTGCGATGGCATATTGCGGTGTGCTTTTCGTGACGCTTATG GCTTACGTCATCTACATAACCATCCTCCGGGTCCATATTGTCCGCACACTGGAAGGCCGCTTCGAAGAGGCCGTCATCGCTTATCTCTTCATCGTTAACATCCTGCCGGTTCTGATCATTCCGTTGATGTGGTACGAAACTCGTAAGGTCTCCAGTTTGCTCAATCAGTGGGTCGACTTCGAGGCGATCTATCGTAAAACTGCGGGCAGAGAACTGGAGCTGTCATTCAGAACCAAAGCTCTACTGATTGCTATTTTACTGCCGGTTCTATCTTGCCTGGCAGTCATCATAACCCACGTGACAATGGTTGAGTTCCAGTTGGTTCAGGTCATCCCGTATTGCATTTTGGACACGCTAACCTACATGATGGGAGGTTATTGGTATATGACCTGCGAAACTCTCAGTATAACTGCTAACATTCTGGCGGAGGATTTCCAAAGGGCTTTGAGACACGTTGGACCAGCAGCTATGGTATCCGAATACCGCTCGCTATGGCTGCGATTGAGCAAGCTTGCTCGAGAAACGGGATCATCCACGTGTTACACCTTCACATTTCTGTGTCTATACCTCTTCTTCATCATCACTCTTTCGATCTACGGCCTGATGTCGCAAATTTCCGAAGGTTTCGGCATCAAAGACATCGGCCTGGCAGTGACCGCCTTCTGCAGCGTTGGGTTACTCTTCTTCATATGCGACGAAGCTCACTACGCGTCGTTCAACGTTCGGACCAAATTCCAGAAGAAGTTGTTGATGGCAGAGCTCAGTTGGATGAACTCGGATGCACAAACCGAAATCAACATGTTTTTGAGGGCAACCGAGATGAATCCTTCGAGCATCAACTTGGGCGGGTTTTTCGACGTGAACCGGACGCTGTTCAAATCG CTTTTGGCAACGATGGTGACCTATTTGGTGGTGTTGCTACAGTTCCAAATCAGCATACCAGACGACTCTAGCATGTTAGTGATGCATAATATGACGGGTTCATATCGCGAGTAG